One Macadamia integrifolia cultivar HAES 741 unplaced genomic scaffold, SCU_Mint_v3 scaffold876, whole genome shotgun sequence genomic window carries:
- the LOC122070304 gene encoding xyloglucan endotransglucosylase/hydrolase protein 2-like isoform X1, which translates to MSPSLLCFLAFCLVGEAVAAGTTDPSFDTNYEITWGNDHVQSINQGREIQLSMDKSSGSGFQSKLSYGSGFFSLSIKLPGKDSAGVVTAFYLNSHTNNHDELDFEFLGNKQGKPYTLQTNVFANGVGDREQRIRLWFDPTADFHNYKILWNQHQIVFFVDTVPIRVYKNKTNIGVNYPTHAMQIEATLWDGSNWATDGGQTKADWSQAPFKANFQGFNINGCPSSQNSNTQPCYSSRYWWNSDKYWQLNSNQERAYEGVKRKYMTYDYCSDRSRYPSRPQECPQ; encoded by the exons ATGAGTCCTTCATTATTGTGTTTCCTAGCATTTTGCCTAGTTGGTGAAGCAGTTGCAGCTGGAACTACTGACCCTAGTTTTGATACAAATTATGAGATTACCTGGGGAAATGATCATGTTCAGTCCATCAACCAAGGAAGAGAAATCCAACTCTCCATGGACAAGTCTTCTG GCTCTGGGTTTCAATCCAAGTTGAGTTATGGTTCTGGGTTTTTCTCTTTGAGTATAAAGCTACCTGGTAAAGACTCTGCAGGAGTAGTTACAGCTTTCTAT CTGAATTCGCACACCAATAACCATGATGAGCTCGATTTTGAATTCTTGGGTAATAAACAAGGGAAGCCCTATACATTACAGACTAATGTGTTTGCGAATGGGGTAGGGGATAGAGAGCAAAGAATTCGTCTCTGGTTTGATCCTACAGCAGATTTCCACAACTACAAAATCCTTTGGAACCAACATCAAATTGT GTTTTTTGTTGATACTGTTCCCATTAGGGTTTACAAGAATAAGACAAATATTGGGGTTAACTACCCTACTCATGCAATGCAAATTGAAGCAACCTTATGGGATGGGTCAAATTGGGCTACAGATGGAGGCCAAACAAAGGCAGATTGGAGCCAAGCACCATTCAAAGCTAATTTCCAAGGATTCAACATTAACGGCTGCCCATCATCTCAAAACTCCAACACTCAACCTTGTTATTCATCAAGGTATTGGTGGAACAGTGATAAGTATTGGCAACTAAACTCCAACCAAGAAAGAGCATATGAAGGGGTGAAAAGGAAGTACATGACATATGACTATTGTTCTGATAGATCAAGGTACCCATCACGTCCTCAAGAGTGCCCTCAATGA
- the LOC122070304 gene encoding xyloglucan endotransglucosylase/hydrolase protein 2-like isoform X2 has product MSPSLLCFLAFCLVGEAVAAGTTDPSFDTNYEITWGNDHVQSINQGREIQLSMDKSSGSGFQSKLSYGSGFFSLSIKLPGKDSAGVVTAFYLNSHTNNHDELDFEFLGNKQGKPYTLQTNVFANGVGDREQRIRLWFDPTADFHNYKILWNQHQIVFFVDTVPIRVYKNKTNIGVNYPTHAMQIEATLWDGSNWATDGGQTKADWSQAPFKANFQGFNINGCPSSQNSNTQPCYSSRYWWNSDKYWQLNSNQERAYEGVKRKYMTYDYCSDRSRYPSRPQECPQ; this is encoded by the exons ATGAGTCCTTCATTATTGTGTTTCCTAGCATTTTGCCTAGTTGGTGAAGCAGTTGCAGCTGGAACTACTGACCCTAGTTTTGATACAAATTATGAGATTACCTGGGGAAATGATCATGTTCAGTCCATCAACCAAGGAAGAGAAATCCAACTCTCCATGGACAAGTCTTCTG GCTCTGGGTTTCAATCCAAGTTGAGTTATGGTTCTGGGTTTTTCTCTTTGAGTATAAAGCTACCTGGTAAAGACTCTGCAGGAGTAGTTACAGCTTTCTAT CTGAATTCGCACACCAATAACCATGATGAGCTCGATTTTGAATTCTTGGGTAATAAACAAGGGAAGCCCTATACATTACAGACTAATGTGTTTGCGAATGGGGTAGGGGATAGAGAGCAAAGAATTCGTCTCTGGTTTGATCCTACAGCAGATTTCCACAACTACAAAATCCTTTGGAACCAACATCAAATTGT GTTTTTTGTTGATACTGTTCCCATTAGGGTTTACAAGAATAAGACAAATATTGGGGTTAACTACCCTACTCATGCAATGCAAATTGAAGCAACCTTATGGGATGGGTCAAATTGGGCTACAGATGGAGGCCAAACAAAGGCAGATTGGAGCCAAGCACCATTCAAAGCTAATTTCCAAGGATTCAACATTAACGGCTGCCCATCATCTCAAAACTCCAACACTCAACCTTGTTATTCATCAAGGTATTGGTGGAACAGTGATAAGTATTGGCAACTAAACTCCAACCAAGAAAGAGCATATGAAGGGGTGAAAAGGAAGTACATGACATATGACTATTGTTCTGATAGATCAAG